The DNA segment AGCACATGTGTCtgactaaatattttgtttgctttaaatagattaggcctatatacattgcattataaagtgtaaattttgctgtaataacagctaaatatatagtttaacctaaaaacatctacATGTACCTATAGTAATAGTACTTGGTATCAACGACGACGGatgtacacacatgcacacacacacacagagactagagagagagatattagtggcgcaggaaggtgccaaaaagtgtagGGAGGGgccacacttttacactattataaagcaaaatatctgaaaagtgctccagtgactatatatataaatatatgtatatatatataccatggaatgcttaatggttgtgcataatattaataattgcaggtagattgtcgatcgtaactattaaattacacatgaaattgtgtccgttacaGTATGTCcgtctgacaatgacactggaaTCGCTGTTCCGATTTGTTTACGAGTAAGACAGTAGAAACCTTATCGTTAggcgaggaagtgaatttctgtatcgttagtttcattattaactactgcataggtcgtagttaataatgtagctagcggtacagaaaatcacagctagtcatttagtcaaattaatgtacacttccattcgtacacagtgatatatacgcaaacacatgcatattacttgcaaatatcaaaaGTTTATTAAGATACCGTTTTAACGAGTCAGTCATCAATGAGCCATTTTTcttgattcccccccccccccccaagacgtgttcgtaagtatttttgttgaacacaaaacatattgtacattttcttttctgtaaaagaaggagattgcacacaatctgacaaacaataatagtaatagaaaactttattaacgtcaaaaaataacGTCGACAACTATGccacaattcagtagtaataaagggcctttgttgcaagcgactggagcaTAACATgccggaaataatttagtggctaaTTGAGATCGCTTAGCGCAATGAAAaccaagggcagataagtatgtttctaatagaggctattgGAAGTTCGATACCCGGCGACAATTGATTCGATAGCTGGCGAAAAATCGTTGGGTGCCGGCTATTAATGATATCCctatcccatgtaagatagaaatttcttacatggctttctttcatgggatagctctgttccatatatCTGAGGATGAGAGAACAGTGTTTcccacattaggggatcactttctATCATCGTTATTCAGGTTTTTGAGacatcttgaaatctttattagaATATAATGTTGAAACTGATTGGTTCACCAAAATGAATGTCTATGAATGACCAACTGACGTTATCTCCAGTTcagttatacataaaatacattgtactaaTCGTTTTTGTGCCAGATACTTCGGGGCAAAATAAGTGGTAGGCCTATCCACAGAGTCAACTAACCCACAACAATATATTATGGTAACCAATCTTTCAAAAGTTTTTAgtggatttaatttttaatttgtcttTTGCTTTTCTGGTTTACTTTAAAGGACAGTGGGGAGATGGGGTGTCGCTAAGCCATCCACCTGTTCTTGCTGCCTGGTCTTATTCAATAACATGTGCCTAATGTTTTCTTTCAAACACGGTATTAACAAAATGAtgacataataaacataaaataataataataaaataaataatataaattaaataataattttaaaaatatataaaataaaaataaaataaaaacatgatttgctgTTTTGAAGGCAAAGTCTAAAATGTTTTCAAcccgttcccccccccccctcccccacacacacacttagtTCAAATGGCTTGATTTGCGTTAAATGTAAgcatgtaattaaaataaataaataatttttgattGTAAAGCATTAGAAATCTTTTGAATGGAGTTTTACCCTGTAGTGTCTTTAAtgaacataatacatgtatttcgcAATTTTTAAAGTACAGTTTAACCCGTCTAAaacggacacccttgggaccatgTGAAAAGTCTGTTTTAATAGTGGCATCCAATTTAGAGAGGTTCGGTCCTGTACTGACATTTATGGGGATGGTGAACTTTGTTTTTCGGATTAGAGGAAATTTGGTTTACAGAGGgcctggttttgaggggttttacTATATgctggtacatgtattttttttttttttggggggtcatTTCTGAATATaatgctccataactggtgtaacaaaggctgtggtatatactatgtaggatggtgcatataaaagatcccttgctgctaatctaaaaaagtagccaatgaagtggcgacagcgggtttcctctctctatatctgtgtggttcttaaccatatttctgacacacaaatgtataaccataaataaaatgtattgagtgcgtcattacctctgagaagtaatggttatggagacaagctctagtctatttcTAGACGGTATTCCCCCTGTTTCATCATCACACACACTTGTTTTACCATAAACacatgtacctctgagaagtaacagttatggagtcaagctctagtctatttttagacaattCCTTAGTCATTTTTTGAGGGTATTTCCCCTGTTTCAACATCAtcacactcttgtttcactcttaatcacacgtacctctgagaagtaacggttatggagacaagTTCTGGATAGTCTATTTTAGAGAGTATACTTCGGCATCACAGAATCCCATTTCACGTTATTGTAACTGTATCCAGATTTATTCAGTGCAGAAAATTAggattaaatattacatttctgtgtgtaactacatcacagtacaagtacatatagacaaaaaaaaatcctaaacaTTTTcatgggttaaaactagggtcttcgACTTTTAATGAAATgactattataatataaatatgaaatgatTTTGCTATGAAATGACTCAATTGCTCTGAGTATTGAACAaacttaactcttttttttttcacatcagTAAAATAATCTTAGATTATATACTGTTCTTTATACAGGtatacagggcacaatattttacGAAATCCATTATTCTCTTCGTTTGttggttacgcaactttaaaatcacgagaaccgccaATCAGTTACGTGGGGAActattacattctaaaattaaaagtaccatatatgagttaatgaaagtgaaaatcagtttatgtttttaaatacatttgaaccaccaatgtagcacagaaccataGTTCAAGAGTTTTTGGATCAGGTAGGCAAAACTCATGTAAACTAACTTCCGGTTACcttagattttgaaatattgtccccagGATGTGTGAAATTTACCCCGATTactcaatatttttatttttcattaattatttttattacatgtagttgCCCTGCAAGCTTTGAAACGAAAAAAGCGTCTTGAGAAGCAGCTACAACAGATTGACGGGACATTGTCGACAATTGAACTGCAGCGGGAAGCACTAGAGAATGCCAGTACGAACACTGAGGTGCTAAAGGTGATGGGAACAGCAGCCAAAGCTTTGAAAGGAGCTCACCAAAATCTGTAAGTTaccactatcctgtctgtgggatggtgcatataaaagattccttgctgctaatcgaaaagggtagcccatgaagtggcgacagcacgtttcctctctttatatctgtgtggtccttattcatatgtctgatggcatataaccgtaaataaaatgttttgagttcgttgttaaataaaacatttccttcctataaGTTACATTTATTCGGAGGTCGAATTACATTTGATGCTACATCAGGATTTTTACGTGTCCTTGAAATCCTGGGATGTCCTGGAAaaagcattaaattttattgtgtcCTAAAAATTTAGGCCAAACatttgtggggtgttttttttcttgcatTGTGACTTTGGTTGTCCTCATAACCTGTTCCCATCaaattcagacaacaatttgttataaaaacattcattgattgaaCATTTTATGTCCTGGAAAAGACATGGAAATGTCCttgaattttatgttttttcaagTGAAagaactatatacatatacagtccTTCTCGTTTAAAAATATCAGGTGGgtgataaagcactcacctCATGAGCTCCAGGTGTgtgataaagcactcacctCCTGAGCTCCAGGCGTgtgataaagcactcacctCCTGAGCTCCAGGCGTgtgataaagcactcacctCCTGAGCTCCAGGCGTgtgataaagcactcacctCCTGAGCTCCAGGTGGGTGATAAAGCACTCACCGCCTGAACTCCAGGCGTgtgataaagcactcacctCCTGAGCTCCAGGCGTgtgataaagcactcacctCCTGAGCTCCAGGCGTgtgataaagcactcacctCCTGAGCTCCAGGCGTgtgataaagcactcacctCCTGAGCTCCAGGTGGGTGATAAAGCACTCACCGCCTGAACTCCAGGCGGGTGATAAAGCACTCACCGCCTGAACTCCAGACGAGTGATTTGTCttcaatggaaaaaaaattcagtaaCGTTTGCATATATTGACAAACAGATGTTTTGAATAGCACACACTGAACTGTCACTGAATCAGTGCAGTGATATTCAAACTCTGGGACTGGATGGGATTACAGCAGCATCTTTTCAAACAAGTAGAGAAAGGGTGCTGTTATAACATTTTTAggtggacaaataaaaaaacacttgtgagATAAAATTAAGGTGTTTTTGGTAGGTATTTATGATGATAGTGCTAAGTTCGTTTCATGGAACAAGGCCCAGGATCTTAGTAAAAGTGTTGTAAATCAATCTAAAGTCTTTATGGAATACCAATTGACAGTtcatataaatttaaagaaataatgtgcCGGGCTGCTGTCCGAATGGTCatattgtgtattaattaataagcataatttacttattaattatttaatgatttattctgtacaaaaaataacgattacatattacataacaACATAAAAGTGTTCTAAAATAGAAGGTACCCAGATCTAGGTAGCTAGATTAAAAAGTATAatgatttttaaacatttgtttttttagaattcCTGAGTATTTTTGAATTGTATTATATGTTCACATTGTTGTGCTTGTTGCAGAGACGTGGATAAAGTCCACGACTTGATGGATGATGTAGCTGAGCAGAATGAAATAGCTTCCGAAATTTCTGATGCCATTTCAAATCCTGTTGGTTTCGGAGATGACGTGGACGAGGTAATAGTTTTACAAATTTGGCtataaaactgtatttttaatgacacctcagtatGGCTATTTGCTGTCTAACATagggttattttgacatttgccACCACATAGTTTAATATCCCATGCGGATAGAAAAGAAGCTATTTTCTATAGTCAGGAcagacataccatggcctttgctgtaTCAGTCAATAGCCACCgattaaatgggggggggggggacaaaatCCTGAGATTCTACACTCCACTGAGGTACAACTTTGGGAATTTGGACTCGGGCTAAAAATTAAGTTAGAAGTGTTTTTAATAGATGTTAAATCTCAGCCTTTGGATCATTCATTTAgcttgtatattttttatatctcATTTGCCCAATCCAATCTATTTTCCCATTCTCCGATGTAGAAATggtaatttttgttaaatgccAGCCTTTGGAACCTTTCATTTAGcttatgtaatttttatatctTATTTCAAATATCCAGCCCCTATCATTTTCATGTTCTCCGATGCAGAAatggtaaattttaaaaatggttgCTTTCAGGATGACCTTTTGGAAGAACTGGAGCAGTTAGAACAGGAAGAATTAGACAAACAGATGCTGGAGATAGGCGAACCTGCAACCGACCAACTCCCTTCTGTCCCCACGGAAGAGCCGGTACCCGCCCGTGAGTTTCACTTTTCACTACTTGCACCAAGTCATTCCAGCAACGTAAATACCATCTTTCACAGCCAACAGTAAATCTTAACAAGTCCTCTCTACCCACTGAGGAGCCAGTTCCAGCTACAAGTATCACTTTAGGCAACTAGCAGCAAGTCTAGACACTGCTCTCCCCCTCACCCCCAAAACTAAaatgtacctataaaaaagatGAGATATAGTTATTACTTTTCCGGTGGCAGTGCTATTTAAAGTTTCGCATTTAGATGATTTTCTCGCAAACTATAAGTCCCAAGTCaatgaaatttggtttataggtgcacctatggatgttcatcacagtgtaTTGAAAaggtttatggtaggtgagatgTTTATTTCTGTGGAATTCTTGTTACAACTACTAACTTAAGTAAGGCAGTGATTCAAGGCTCCCTAGCCTTGACATTGTTAATGATCTGGGgataatcaattaaaaaaatatatatataaaagtcgGGACCTCTCTTTCGTAGCCATGGATGGAGCCGTAAGTATACGTTCAGAAATAAATCTGGCTTCTCCTCATAGACGTGGTGAATGTTGGTGTTTTTAAAGCTGTAATAGGAAAAATTATTGACACAATATTAGAAAAACTCCAACGTCTTTTCATTTCGTCGTTTCAGGTGGAAAACCTGTTCAagaggatgatgatgagatgaaagAATTGGCTGCGTGGGCGTCTTAAGAGAACACTTTTAgacttttataaacaaatttttaGTCCAGTCACAGGTGTACGATTTAAATATGGTGGTTTTACTGTAAATTG comes from the Gigantopelta aegis isolate Gae_Host chromosome 14, Gae_host_genome, whole genome shotgun sequence genome and includes:
- the LOC121388114 gene encoding charged multivesicular body protein 4c-like; the protein is MSLFAKIFGSGKKGEKAPTPQEGIQRLREVEEMLIKKSDFLEKKIQSEIATAKKNGTKNKRVALQALKRKKRLEKQLQQIDGTLSTIELQREALENASTNTEVLKVMGTAAKALKGAHQNLDVDKVHDLMDDVAEQNEIASEISDAISNPVGFGDDVDEDDLLEELEQLEQEELDKQMLEIGEPATDQLPSVPTEEPVPARGKPVQEDDDEMKELAAWAS